The Amblyomma americanum isolate KBUSLIRL-KWMA chromosome 2, ASM5285725v1, whole genome shotgun sequence genome contains the following window.
CTGACGTACCGTCTTCGAAAAAATGACGAGGGTGCACGGTTTGGTTCGCACTCGCATAGCTGAGACGTTAAGGGTTCACCAAATATCAAAAGGTGGTGAGGAAAGAAGCTCTGCTTAACCTGATCATATTTATAGCTTGGCGGCCAGTGCTTAAGGGCAGTGCTGACAGCGGCGTCGGCCGCCCACTTGGACACACTCAGCGCGCACCCTGCGTTCCTTCAAAACATGGTTGAGGGCGCTGCAATACTGTAGTGGGAGAGAGCGGCCTATTTTGCAGGCTTTCTTCAAATTTCGGGAAAAAAGGACCTCGAAGGAGGCacgctgataaaaaaaaaattagcggtgatttaaacctggagtgacgcgacagctacagctgactgagtggaacttgctcagttgaattgcaaagtcagtctttcgccgctccgtttcgctgggcgttcctttttcatcttcgtcccacttgacacgacgcatgcgcacaagtgTGGCAACTTggtttcgccggcacgccgcgccgccggtagcaggagctgctccgcaccgcgtggctggtcacgtgccgccgccacgctgaaggctcgaaatgctaccgtaatatgtagctatcgctacaaaaacctaATCAACAGTTTTGCGACCCTATCTTCATATAATGAGACACTCTGTAGCCTAAACTGCATATTGCGAAATTTGCACAATTCATCATCAGTAACTCACTAATTACGTAGGTATGACATAATGCTGAGTAGTGCCATATGACAGTAAATAACAGTGTTGGTTTCACCCATCTACGGTGTATCACTTTTTTTAAAGCGTTTGCTCAGGTTACGTGGAACACCCTGTGTAACACTGAAGAAAGCCGAAATTTGGgggagttggtaagcattcatgttGGGTGAACAGCGCAGCCAAGGTTGGACAaagacaagacaagcgcttgccttgtctttgtcccgcctttgttgcgctgttcatcCACCATTAACCCTGTGTGACGCTAAACTACAGACAGTTTTGCACACACTACGTTGGAAATTCACCATACCTTGAGGCCCGATCCTATCTCTCTGGTAATGTCTCGTACGCGCCAAACAAGAGGTAAGCAGAAGCCGATTGTTACGGCGGCGAAAAGTCCATTCCGGTAATTATGAATGTCCTCAAACGGAGCCTCCATCGGTATACGTCCTGCAAAGAGCTGGAAATAGAAAGGCTGGTGTCGTTTTACGGAATAAACAAACTTACTGAATATAATGCACCGGATCCTTTTCTAAGGCCCAAGATTTCAACATACGGAGACAAACACAATTTCATGCAGTCTTGCTTTTCCTGTTATGGCACCGCGTACGCTATCACAGAGCTGCACTAACATGAATCATTTTATCGCGATTCTCTATTCATTTATGTATCAAAAAGGGTCACTGTGCAAAGTAATCCTGCTAACTCACCCCAGTACTGTTTGCGAAATCACCTTGAAGAACCATATGAGCATGGTCGATGAGGGTTTGCTGAACTTGTATTGTGTCTGCAaggaaacaacacaaacaatACGTCGCTGTTTCAGTTTGACTGGCTGGCCAGAAAACATTTTTTAGGACTCGCTGGGAGTGCTCAGTAGCTTTGGCGTCCGGCTGCTCATTCTAAGGTCTCGGGATGCAAAATTAAAAAAGTTGtgggctctgcgatgtcagcgcgcgttaaagaaatatagtggttgaaatcattccagagccctcgactgcggcatccctcatagccccaCGTTCGTCTTCGGAACATTAAGCCCCACATGCCATACCAcgtcataccataccataccgtaccgtgcaataccataccatatcataccatgccataccgtacaataccattccatgccatacaataccataccgtaccatacaataccattccatgccataccataccattcccgtacagtacaataccataccatatcatataccatatcataccgtataCAAAATCATACCATACCattgataccataccataccacactatGCTTTCAGGCCAACACAGCAAAGAAAGTTAAAAAGAGCTCGAATATCAAACATAGAGCTCACAGTGCCAGAGCATACCAGAAAGACTTTACACTAAGACTTATGCGATTATTTGACTACATAGGTTACTTAACGAATGACGAAATTTGCTCCGCATCACTCGTCATTCGCAGTTGTGTTCGTTTTGCATCCGCTTGGCACCGCTCCAAAAGTTCTACACTTTAGGCTTAAGCTACTCGAAGTGAGGTGTCTAACGCCGTTTCATTTGCAAGGTAGCAAAAATAACACACTAATTCACTTAGATCCTTGTTTCCTCCATATTGAAACGTCATTTTCACTCGGCAGTGAGTGACCGTCGCACCTGGGAAAGCATGTTGCTTCAGTTCGGGCTCAGCGAAAACGATAACCTTAAAATCATCTTTGCCTGTACCTTTCAAGACTCGACATCAGCCCTACCACTCCAATACTCTTGCATAGCACACTTAGCATGGCTTAACGCACTGGCATACGGCCTGTGGCGATTCTAAGTTGCAGCACCTGCTGAGGTACCCGGTACACCACCTCAAACCGAACTGTGCCACTCTTGAGATTAGAGATTGGCTTACCGGCGATCTTTGCCAGGACGTCACCACCGGCAGTGATTGAGGGGTTGGCGAAGAGCTCCTCCAGGCTGTACAGAACACCCTCTGGAAGCATCACTTCGGGCGGAAGGAGCTCTATCAAGTCGTACCGCAGGCTTTGTTCATTGTCGGGGTCGTAAAACTGGACGCACATGGTGCGGTCCACGGTGCGGGCGTACGTATCACGACGCAGGAGCCTGCTTGCGACGGCGCGGCACTTGGCGGGCACGGAACTGGCGTTTTTGAGCGGCAGAATGTAGTCCTGTGGCGCACCTTCCTCATCTGATGGTGTCGGCTCTGTGTCCTCTCCCTGCCCAGTTGGAGACTCTCGCCCTGCAGGATGCGAGTAAGGAGGCGCGCACAACACAATAATTGTTCCCGGGCTTCACAATTTTGGGAGTGCGTCATACAGGAGCTGGCTGGCATACAAAACAATGTCGGTTTTGCAACGATACCTATTTACGGCCGCATTAGATGGTGCAAGCGGTGTCAACGGGGTTCTCTGCCAGAAGGGACTAAAAGCTGCACGGGGGTTAGTCACGCGGAGCAACTGCGTTGCCACGACCACTGACCCCACGCTATACCAACCATCACTCCATGTTAGACCGATTGTAAAGGCTCGCCACACCAGCACATTCAgtctaatggcgcgttcacacttggacattcggcggcgagagggagcggaatccgcggcctccgaaatgctgtctcgttcacacatCCCGGTCACCGCGTCAccgctcatcgtctgtgtcgtctgctcacggcgtacacagatgcggcaagaggttaatcgatgctgccTACGTACCAAAACCGTATGCGCGCTTgcttacgctaaatgcagctattttgtcggacgttacgccatttct
Protein-coding sequences here:
- the LOC144119557 gene encoding uncharacterized protein LOC144119557, with amino-acid sequence MNSHTESKSNQFRFSLQKLPRPTYATSLALGMVSCANVGLFIWRRLLLQTLWRHYVTLAVELTFVVVTFVYLLSHDRVDPAQVKKLNRSYVIPQEPTAVDAEHIRNKLPPGLIVVYGPSTVDTDRLIAQVFSAAGRESPTGQGEDTEPTPSDEEGAPQDYILPLKNASSVPAKCRAVASRLLRRDTYARTVDRTMCVQFYDPDNEQSLRYDLIELLPPEVMLPEGVLYSLEELFANPSITAGGDVLAKIADTIQVQQTLIDHAHMVLQGDFANSTGLFAGRIPMEAPFEDIHNYRNGLFAAVTIGFCLPLVWRVRDITREIGSGLKVW